The sequence below is a genomic window from Hyperolius riggenbachi isolate aHypRig1 unplaced genomic scaffold, aHypRig1.pri scaffold_113, whole genome shotgun sequence.
tgtccttcatccatggttccaagggtcttgtgcaagtggttagggacaagaacaaagtgaggagcaagaggaaccgaaggcagaggtgcaggactacaggtagtgtctttcggggacaccaggccctaaattagtgctttcaaaacctaaccactggcacatgaccctctgagccatggatcaaggacacaggtcagtgaaaaggctaggcctctcaccgaccagtcaaggtgtccttcatccatggttccaagggtcttgtgcaagtggttagggacaacaacaaagtaaggagcaagaggaaccaaaggcacaggtgcaggactacaggtgcagtgcaacaggcacaaggttgtgacccaggtagtgtctttcggggacaccaggccctaacattaaagtgctttcaaaacctaaccactggcacatgaccctctgagccatggatcaaggacacaggtcagtgaaaaggctaggcctctcaccgaccagtcaaggtgtccttcatccatggttccaagggtcttgtgcaagtggttagggacaacaacaaagtaaggagcaagaggaaccaaaggcacaggtgcaggactacaggtgcagtgcaacaggcacaaggttgtgacccaggtagtgtctttcggggacaccaggccctaacgttcaagtccagcaaaaacaaaagtaccctgacatggtcatctgaacacctctgaaccttggttgaaggagatggggcagggaaaaggttgggctaaaaagccctgggatggtatccttcctccgaggttcggagatattcagaggagcatgtccaggaacaatatgactgtttttttcaaattgtatcgacaCCACTACTAgagaaggtgggagttgctgcctggaaatccggACTTTCTTGGGtgatggtcgtggatgagctggaccctgacagcggcggtccatattgactgcctctgtagccagtgtacatctgtgatgaagattgccaggggggcaccgctgtaggttgtgggggtctaaaaattggtggttggagcaatggcgtgtccatgtgttgtttgatcgcctccagcaaagtggaatggcacgccatcatgttttgggaaggcaccttttccaaatacggtagtagagacatcacagtgtgaaaacatgggtgtgcctgcaatttcagcagttccttactttgttgatgcatttgctgcatcatgttctgcagctggcccaccgactgatgatgctgcgcacgcagttggtcgatttctcctctgtgcatctcatgcatcattttaagctcatccctgtagtgcccatgtacagcttcgagctcacattgcagtgaactgATGTGGGCCTTGTACTGcttcatgatatggcccctgtccccatcttgcaactgccaggttataagagtttggtggctctgcagaatcctgagaagtccggagacagccccggacatctcggactctgtctctcttcttgttggggggagggcacctcgacgcctcactggtggggtggtagcatcttcccgtcctctggcctgcgtcggggttgccctgtgcgctggttgtgctgcagtctctctgtgCTCCTCTCTTTGTTCTTGGTCCTCTAGCGCTTCCATACCGTTCGATTGTGGAGGAGCAGCTTctgccacactcggtcctgcaacctgcaAATCACAGCTCTCTTCGCCCAAGTCATCCGCAAAGTCGAGAGCTTCGATAgggaaggactccctcctcctactcctctcctcggggcaataagTCACATCGGCTacctcatcatccaccaagctctcctcactgctgaagcgtgcctcctgggtcggttcctcttgctcaaaattgtcttcagtcctgtagataaaaacaatatttattggtttgccaaacagcatgtggcgtcaattcacagagctagcaaacactaatcaaacactttatcaaccgtttgtaccaaacgtttgataaagcttttgagaaaagtttgctaaagccatgggaattgaggccagtttatagcaatacatgtccgaagtcatggtagttgtctgctacaatgagttctcagttcctggccacagtagtggtacttacagtctaggttccaagcTTGCATTTATGAAAGATAATTGCTTGGCGAATTGGTATTCCTTTAggcgctttcccccgccactgccacttctttcggcaagttttttcctgcatagaaatttCACGTAGGCATCAcgaatattgcgccaccttgtcttgaacctttctcctgtaacgacatgaaaaattgattttgattatttctcttgtaggtacatggcaactggacaaacatatacatcgctacatgtgacatttcgtattgggaagagcacggtggcaggcatcgtcgtgaggacttcaaggatcatttggacgcgactgagggccagatacatgccagtgccagacaccaagaaatgggaggagatcgcccagggcttctggaccgagtgcaagtttcctaattgtgttggcgcactggatgggaaacacatccgtattcagaaacccgtggggagtggcagccattatttcaactacaaaaaatactttagcattgttctaatggcagtggcagatgcggactacaagtttgtgtacgtggacgtggggtcgtacggtagttccaatgactctggaattttccagcgtacgaacctttgccggctgatggaggaaggcagactgcgtcgccCCCGTGAcacaccctggcctgggacaagggcaccggcctacccctatgtgtttgtgggggacgaggccttcgccctgtccgaccatgtaatgggtccgtacccagacaggggacttgatgccagccagctacacttcaatgctcggttgagccgtgcaaggagaatggtggagtgcacatttgggatcctggtgtcaaagtggagggtgttccacacgcccatgctgctgaaaccggccaacgcagttgtcgtggtgaaggcagcatgcatcctccacaactttgtgtggcaggaggaaagagagactccggaacccccgaatgtgcttccactaatgcccctgaggaggtatgcaaccaggccaagggtagtgtcactgcggaacagggaccgactgagactttattttaacacaccaccaggacgagggtgaatgtttggtttttaatatgttttgttgaaatgtgtatattttgtagtttcaagtttttaagtgatttaaaatgtgttaattttttaaaataaattgttgtttaataattggtcattgtgtatgttttatgtgcacaggtggggtacatcacaggtgggtgtgatacatcacaggtggggtacaggtgggtgtgatacatcacaggtggggtacaggtgggtgggatacatcacaggtggggtacaggtgggtgggatacatcacaggtggggtacatcacaggtgggtgtgatacatcacaggtggggtacaggtgggtgggatacatcacaggtggggtacaggtgggttggatacatcacaggtgggtgggatacatcacaggtgggtgggatacatcacaggtggggtacaggtgggtgggatacatcataggtgggtgggatacatcacaggtggggtacaggtgggttggatacatcacaggtgggttggatacatcacaggtgggtgggatacatcacaggtgggtgggatacatcacaggtggggtacaggtgggtgggatacatcataggtgggtgggatacatcacaggtggggtacaggtgggttggatacatcacaggtgggtgggatacatcacaggtgggtgggatacatcacaggtggggtacaggtgggtgggatacatcacaggtggggtacaggtgggtgggatacatcacaggtggggtacaggtgggtgggatacatcataggtgggtggaatacatcacaggtggggtacaggtgggtgggatacatcacaggtggggtacaggtgggttggatacatcacaggtgggttggatacatcacaggtgggtgggatacatcacaggtgggtgggatacatcacaggtgggtgggatacatcacaggtgggtggggaacaggtgggtgggccacaggTGGATGGGCAACACGTCGGTGACACAAatcaatagcaaaagtggaatacatcacaagcaaacaaaaccacaagccccccaaaacacttctagtcaacataccctctgtgccttgctgtctcttgctcaagttatcaaagccctccacatacagcttggcaatttttttccacaggcctctgcatttcttgacgttgctgtggtccgcatcccccttgtcccacagggctggtatctgctgcacctgtaggatgaggtcttctgctgtgtagggcctcaccccctcgttatcagacagatcgtcggacatgttgctgccaaagagctccagcataaaatcactgctgctccactctgtgaacgctgggcccatgtggtccccatccaaaatggccactatacCTTAgagaaagcataggaagtggggtagaacgtccggtttttatagccagtgtgttgtgcgctctccggttctcattggtttgtattggccggatgcaacagtccggctccgctccggatacggctgccggaggagccggaccaaaaaatagcgcatgttgggtcttacgccggagtccggatccggtccggctccggtcgaaacggacgcatgtgaacggacgcatagactttcattgctatgccgtgcgtccgttccgtccgttccgcatgcggtccggctccggcacggcgattccggatggaaaccgctaatgtgaaccgggcctaagtgtccCCATTATTGCTAGCCAAGTATtgatgccccctgtatagctagccaagtataggttccaccagtataggaagccaggtataggtgtccccagtataggaagccagatataggtgcctccaatataggtagccaggtaaaggtgccccagtataggtagtcaggtataggtgccactggGTGGAAGGAGGTGGGTGATACTGCAGGGAGGGGAGCTGACATCACTCCTCCCTCCTTCTTCATGGGCGCACCTCATGTCCCCCTGCAGAGCTGGCACAGCAGTGCATTTTGTAAATGGCGCACCTGTCCTGCTCCATGCGACGCATCAATCCTTCTTGGCAGCTGGCTCCTCTCTGGCCGCCTGATCTCTGTATGACGTGTGTATTACGTGtcatgcagagaaacaggaagtagagagaagCCAGCTGCCAAGAAAAATGGACGCGTTGCATGGAGCAGGAAAGGTGAGTCATTTACAAAACGCACCGCTGTGCCAGCTCTGCAGGGGGACATGAGGTGGGTCCATGGAGAAcgagggaggaatgatgttggGCACCACAGTCCCCAAGCCCTCACCCCGGTCCCTGTTGCCCTCAGGTAAAAACTGCCTGAAGCAGCCGATTCAGCCTCGTCATGGGAGTTGTGGCCCTGGAAGGTAGTACTGCTTCCAGATCAAATGTGCCAACCCAAGGGGGTCAGGGCCTAGTCTGGGAGAGATTACAGATGTGTTCTGCAGAACAGAGGATGGAGAGCTCATCTGGAGGTCATCTATACAGGTATGTGCATTTCTTAATATACTTGGTTCACCTTGGATTTCCTGTAAGAAAACCTCATGGCGCAATTGAACAGCGCCTTTGTAAAAATACCTTTGCAGATGAAAATGGTAATTCCAATGAATTCCAAACATGATTttgcagatcttttgcagatcttCCCAACTCATCCCTATTGATAGATTTAAATCTTAGCTATGATGTTGATGTCCACACATGCATGAGTTTTA
It includes:
- the LOC137543595 gene encoding uncharacterized protein, whose protein sequence is MNRVWIMLDSTAGERFKTRWRNIRDAYVKFLCRKKLAERSGSGGGKRLKEYQFAKQLSFINASLEPRLTEDNFEQEEPTQEARFSSEESLVDDEVADVTYCPEERSRRRESFPIEALDFADDLGEESCDLQVAGPSVAEAAPPQSNGMEALEDQEQREEHRETAAQPAHRATPTQARGREDATTPPVRRRGALPPTRRETESEMSGAVSGLLRILQSHQTLITWQLQDGDRGHIMKQYKAHISSLQCELEAVHGHYRDELKMMHEMHRGEIDQLRAQHHQSVGQLQNMMQQMHQQSKELLKLQAHPCFHTVMSLLPYLEKVPSQNMMACHSTLLEAIKQHMDTPLLQPPIFRPPQPTAVPPWQSSSQMYTGYRGSQYGPPLSGSSSSTTITQESPDFQAATPTFSSSGVDTI